In Variovorax paradoxus, a single genomic region encodes these proteins:
- a CDS encoding TolC family outer membrane protein gives MKARTTLPALAWLALAAAAGPVHADDDGGLKLARRLAPSSLARELELKPGRPLPQAQASTQPLTLNEAVRQSVARHPSISDAISTLAQQAGGVDVARAGYYPQVRVGVGGGTSNAPASQGGSTGTVASASVSQMLYDFGKVGGAVAQSQALVQRQQAAILKQIDAVAQQAAEAVVMAHRYQSLLAIAQDQVQAVQAVLETARLRANAGLSTKADPIQAESRVDSARANLLQVKSQLAQWRERLGTLLGPGVVPPELAPLPDDLARALSVDAQPDASLLPDVLAAEAERRAASAQLEVARANRYPTLTVDAAVNKAMGGINPATLERNGTYHTVMLNLTSVIYQGGALDAQVRAATAAEDAARMRIETARLNAGDQARNYREQVVGAQARLGVLADRRRSIVEARDLYREQYTLGTRSILDLLNAEQEIYQAAAEQEAVVHDLWASRVGYIGATGQARAFYGLDNTTVQGMELLP, from the coding sequence CCTGAAGCTGGCGCGCCGGCTCGCGCCGAGTTCGCTGGCCAGGGAACTCGAGCTGAAGCCGGGGCGGCCGCTGCCGCAGGCGCAGGCCAGCACGCAGCCGTTGACGCTGAACGAGGCGGTGCGCCAGTCGGTGGCGCGCCATCCGTCGATCTCCGATGCGATCTCCACGCTGGCGCAGCAGGCCGGCGGGGTCGACGTGGCGCGCGCGGGCTACTACCCGCAGGTGCGCGTGGGCGTGGGCGGCGGCACCAGCAACGCGCCAGCGTCGCAGGGCGGCAGCACCGGCACCGTGGCCTCGGCCTCGGTCTCGCAGATGCTCTACGACTTCGGCAAGGTCGGCGGCGCGGTGGCGCAGTCGCAGGCCCTGGTGCAGCGCCAGCAGGCGGCCATCCTCAAGCAGATCGACGCGGTGGCGCAGCAGGCGGCCGAGGCCGTGGTGATGGCGCACCGCTACCAGTCGCTGCTGGCCATCGCGCAGGACCAGGTGCAGGCTGTGCAGGCGGTGCTCGAGACCGCGCGGCTGCGCGCCAACGCGGGGCTCAGCACCAAGGCCGACCCGATCCAGGCCGAGTCGCGCGTGGACAGCGCGCGCGCCAATCTTCTGCAGGTGAAGTCGCAGCTGGCGCAGTGGCGCGAGCGCCTGGGCACGCTGCTGGGCCCCGGCGTGGTGCCGCCCGAGCTGGCGCCGTTGCCCGACGATCTGGCGCGCGCCCTGAGCGTGGACGCGCAGCCCGACGCCAGCCTGCTGCCCGATGTGCTCGCGGCCGAGGCCGAGCGCCGCGCCGCCTCGGCCCAGCTGGAGGTGGCGCGCGCCAACCGCTATCCCACGCTCACCGTGGACGCCGCCGTCAACAAGGCCATGGGCGGCATCAACCCCGCCACGCTGGAGCGCAACGGCACCTACCACACGGTCATGCTGAACCTCACCAGCGTGATCTACCAAGGCGGCGCGCTCGACGCGCAGGTGCGCGCGGCCACCGCCGCCGAGGACGCCGCGCGCATGCGCATCGAGACCGCGCGGCTCAACGCCGGCGACCAGGCGCGCAACTACCGCGAGCAGGTCGTCGGCGCGCAGGCGCGCCTGGGCGTGCTGGCCGACCGGCGGCGCAGCATCGTGGAGGCGCGCGACCTGTACCGCGAGCAGTACACGCTGGGCACGCGCTCCATCCTCGACCTGCTCAACGCCGAGCAGGAGATCTACCAGGCCGCCGCCGAGCAGGAGGCCGTGGTGCACGACCTCTGGGCCAGCCGCGTCGGCTACATCGGCGCCACGGGCCAGGCCCGCGCGTTCTACGGGCTGGACAACACCACCGTCCAGGGCATGGAGCTGCTGCCATGA
- a CDS encoding HlyD family type I secretion periplasmic adaptor subunit, translating to MPDIPLGPPPATRQEGEKKSKEAKAAQGRYAPVEPPLPGASLVVWIVAAMLAALLAWAWFFKLDEVSTGTGKVVPSSREQMIQSLEGGILVDLKVREGDIVSAGQVLAQLDRTKTESTVQESASRVRAALAMSARLTAEVNGTPLVFPDEVRGEPGLVRTETALYQSRREQLASSLAGVNQALVLMRRELALTEPLVSRGAASDVEVLRLKRQINEAETKAADLRSQYYVKAREDLAKANAEIEAQRSVTRGRSDSLTRLTFASPVRGIVKDIVVTTVGGVLPPGGKLMEIVPLDEKLLVEARISPRDVAFIHPGQDATVKVTAYDYAIYGGLPGKVTTISPDTIQDDVKRDVYYYRVYIRTDADHLKNRSGRSFPIVPGMIATVDIHTGSKTVLDYLIKPLNKASEALRER from the coding sequence ATGCCCGACATCCCCCTCGGGCCGCCGCCCGCAACCCGGCAGGAGGGGGAGAAGAAGTCGAAGGAAGCCAAGGCCGCGCAGGGCCGCTACGCGCCCGTGGAGCCGCCGCTGCCGGGTGCCTCGCTGGTGGTGTGGATCGTGGCCGCGATGCTGGCGGCGCTGCTCGCGTGGGCGTGGTTCTTCAAGCTCGACGAGGTGTCCACCGGCACCGGCAAGGTGGTGCCGTCGTCGCGCGAGCAGATGATTCAGTCGCTCGAAGGCGGCATCCTGGTCGACCTGAAGGTGCGCGAGGGCGACATCGTGAGCGCGGGCCAGGTGCTTGCGCAGCTGGACCGCACCAAGACCGAATCGACCGTGCAGGAAAGCGCCTCGCGCGTGCGCGCCGCGCTGGCCATGTCGGCGCGCCTGACGGCCGAGGTCAACGGTACGCCGCTGGTGTTTCCGGACGAGGTGCGCGGCGAGCCCGGCCTGGTGCGCACCGAGACCGCGCTCTACCAGTCGCGCCGCGAGCAGCTCGCCAGCAGCCTGGCCGGCGTGAATCAGGCGCTGGTGCTGATGCGGCGCGAACTCGCGCTCACGGAGCCGCTGGTGTCGCGCGGCGCCGCGAGCGACGTGGAGGTGCTGCGCCTGAAGCGCCAGATCAACGAGGCCGAGACCAAGGCCGCCGACCTCAGGAGCCAGTACTACGTGAAGGCGCGCGAAGACCTCGCCAAGGCCAACGCCGAGATAGAGGCGCAGCGCTCGGTGACGCGCGGGCGTTCCGATTCGCTCACGCGGCTGACCTTCGCGTCGCCCGTGCGCGGCATCGTGAAAGACATCGTCGTGACCACCGTGGGCGGCGTGCTGCCGCCGGGCGGCAAGCTCATGGAGATCGTGCCGCTGGACGAGAAGCTGCTGGTGGAGGCACGCATCTCGCCGCGCGACGTGGCCTTCATCCACCCGGGGCAGGACGCGACGGTGAAGGTCACGGCCTACGACTACGCCATCTACGGCGGCCTGCCCGGCAAGGTGACGACCATCTCCCCCGACACCATCCAGGACGACGTGAAGCGCGACGTGTACTACTACCGCGTGTACATCCGCACCGACGCCGACCACCTGAAGAACAGGAGCGGGCGCAGCTTCCCCATCGTGCCCGGCATGATCGCCACGGTGGACATCCACACCGGCAGCAAGACCGTGCTGGACTACCTCATCAAGCCGCTGAACAAGGCGAGCGAGGCGCTGCGCGAGAGGTGA
- a CDS encoding type I secretion system permease/ATPase has product MNARELPRQYTSWLDAMVFVARHYGIGASEESARVTLAWERGAPLDTLLDHMARQLGLSLRLDAFSDAQLDPWRLPLAVEFDDGEVGVVRTSDGKGRLGVLLGGDHGLETAVAADELRRRVRRVAILRPQTSVPDARVDDYIRPYQANWFWSIALRDWRRYGDIVLASVFANVLALSSMVFSMQIYDRVVPAQSESTLWVLFGGVMLAVAFEFLLRMSRTHISDVIGKRADLKVSDLVFGHALRVRNDARSRSTGSFIAQVREVEQVRELLTSTTIGAVADLPFFLLFVVVLWMVAGPLAWVALAAVPLLVIPGLLVQKPLARLANEGMRESALRNALLVEAVEGIEDIKLMRAEPRFQNQWNHANDVAASVSMRQRFLTGLLMTWTQEVQGIVYAVVLLAGCFLVMKGEMTTGALVGSSILASRMISPLAQLSGVFARWQQAKVARTGLDQLMQRPVDQPEHARRVHVPALHGNYALTNAEFRYGKDDKAPALSVAQLQVKAGEKVALLGRMGAGKSTLLQLMAGLHAPQRGHVSLDALDLRLIDPADLRRDMGLLTQNARLFHGSIRENVTLGMPMATDTQVLEAIAMAGALPFVHSRAEGLDDLIHEGGLGLSGGQRQALLLARTLIRQPSIVLLDEPTAHFDEVTERQVIDAVGRWLAPRTLVVATHRMPVLQWVDRIVVLEGGRIVMDGSKDQILGKLANGHA; this is encoded by the coding sequence ATGAACGCCAGGGAACTTCCCCGCCAGTACACCAGCTGGCTCGACGCCATGGTCTTCGTGGCGCGCCATTACGGCATCGGCGCCTCCGAGGAGAGCGCGCGCGTCACGCTGGCCTGGGAGCGCGGCGCGCCGCTGGACACGCTGCTCGACCACATGGCGCGCCAGCTCGGCCTGTCGCTGCGGCTGGATGCCTTTTCCGATGCGCAGTTGGACCCCTGGCGGCTGCCGCTGGCGGTGGAGTTCGACGACGGCGAGGTCGGCGTGGTGCGCACCAGCGACGGCAAGGGCCGGCTGGGCGTGCTGCTGGGCGGCGATCACGGGCTGGAGACGGCGGTGGCGGCCGACGAACTGCGCCGCCGGGTGCGGCGCGTGGCCATCCTGCGGCCGCAGACCTCGGTGCCCGACGCGCGGGTGGACGACTACATCCGGCCCTACCAGGCCAACTGGTTCTGGTCGATCGCGCTGCGCGACTGGCGCCGCTACGGCGACATCGTGCTGGCCTCCGTCTTCGCCAACGTGCTGGCCCTCTCCAGCATGGTGTTCTCGATGCAGATCTACGACCGCGTGGTGCCCGCGCAGTCGGAGTCCACGCTGTGGGTGCTGTTCGGCGGCGTGATGCTCGCGGTGGCCTTCGAGTTCCTGTTGCGCATGTCGCGCACGCACATCTCGGACGTGATCGGCAAGCGCGCCGACCTGAAGGTGTCCGACCTGGTGTTCGGCCATGCGCTGCGCGTGCGCAACGACGCGCGCTCCAGGTCCACCGGCTCCTTCATCGCGCAGGTGCGCGAGGTGGAGCAGGTGCGCGAGCTGCTCACCTCCACCACCATCGGCGCGGTGGCCGACCTGCCGTTCTTCCTGCTCTTCGTCGTGGTGCTGTGGATGGTGGCGGGGCCGCTGGCCTGGGTGGCGCTGGCGGCGGTGCCGCTGCTGGTGATTCCGGGGCTGCTGGTGCAGAAGCCGCTGGCGCGGCTGGCCAACGAGGGCATGCGCGAATCGGCGCTGCGCAATGCGCTGCTGGTGGAGGCGGTGGAGGGCATCGAGGACATCAAGCTCATGCGCGCCGAGCCGCGCTTCCAGAACCAGTGGAACCATGCCAACGACGTGGCGGCCAGCGTGAGCATGCGCCAGCGCTTCCTCACCGGGCTGCTCATGACCTGGACGCAGGAAGTGCAGGGCATCGTCTACGCGGTGGTGCTGCTGGCGGGCTGCTTCCTCGTGATGAAGGGCGAGATGACCACGGGCGCGCTGGTGGGCTCGTCGATCCTGGCCTCGCGCATGATCTCGCCGCTGGCGCAGCTGTCGGGCGTGTTCGCGCGCTGGCAGCAGGCCAAGGTGGCGCGCACCGGGCTCGACCAGCTGATGCAGCGGCCGGTGGACCAGCCCGAGCACGCGCGCCGCGTGCACGTGCCGGCGCTGCACGGAAACTACGCGCTGACCAACGCGGAGTTCCGCTACGGCAAGGACGACAAGGCCCCGGCGCTGTCGGTGGCGCAGCTGCAGGTCAAGGCCGGCGAGAAGGTCGCGCTGCTCGGGCGCATGGGCGCGGGCAAGTCCACGCTGCTGCAGCTCATGGCCGGGCTGCACGCGCCGCAGCGCGGGCACGTGTCGCTCGACGCGCTCGACCTGCGGCTGATCGACCCGGCCGACCTGCGGCGCGACATGGGCCTGCTCACGCAGAACGCACGGCTGTTCCACGGCTCGATCCGCGAGAACGTCACCCTGGGCATGCCGATGGCTACCGACACGCAGGTGCTCGAGGCCATCGCGATGGCCGGCGCGCTGCCTTTCGTGCATTCGCGCGCCGAGGGGCTGGACGACCTGATCCACGAGGGCGGGCTGGGCCTGTCGGGCGGGCAGCGGCAGGCGCTGCTGCTGGCGCGCACGCTGATCCGCCAGCCGTCGATCGTGCTGTTGGACGAACCCACCGCGCATTTCGACGAGGTGACCGAGCGCCAGGTGATCGACGCGGTGGGCCGATGGCTCGCGCCGCGCACGCTGGTGGTGGCGACGCACCGCATGCCGGTGCTGCAGTGGGTGGACCGCATCGTGGTGCTCGAGGGCGGCCGCATCGTGATGGACGGATCGAAGGACCAGATCCTCGGAAAGCTCGCCAATGGCCATGCCTGA